The Xanthomonas sontii genome contains a region encoding:
- a CDS encoding CitMHS family transporter, whose amino-acid sequence MLTALGFGMVITFMYLIMSKRLSPLVALIIVPIVFALAGGFGTGINEMMLEGIKKIAPTGVMLMFAILYFGVMIDAGLFDPLVRRILRLVKGDPMKIVVGTAVLALLISLDGDGSTTYMITVSAMLPLYRRLGMNALNMTCVTILAGGVMNLTPWGGPTARAATALHVDPADVFVPLVPAMALAIVGILLLAWYLGMKERRRLGVVTLPGDAWMDGSVADDGEALPTVEDAEDIKRPRLLWVNLALTLALMAALVIGVLPMPVLFMIGFALALLINYPNLAEQRRRLVNHAGNVLSVVSLIFAAGVFTGILSNTGMVEAMSRSFLAVIPDAWGPYLAVITALASMPFTFFMSNDAFYFGVLPILSDAASHYGITPVEMARASLAGQPVHLLSPLVPSTYLLVGLAKVDFADHQRFTLKWAVLVSLVLMGGSLLFALYPLAA is encoded by the coding sequence ATGCTGACCGCGCTCGGTTTCGGAATGGTCATTACCTTCATGTACCTGATCATGAGCAAGCGGCTGTCGCCGCTGGTCGCGCTGATCATCGTGCCGATCGTGTTCGCACTGGCCGGCGGCTTCGGCACCGGCATCAACGAGATGATGTTGGAGGGGATCAAGAAGATCGCGCCCACCGGCGTCATGCTGATGTTCGCGATCCTGTACTTCGGGGTGATGATCGACGCCGGCCTGTTCGATCCGCTGGTGCGGCGCATCCTGCGCCTGGTCAAGGGCGACCCGATGAAGATCGTGGTCGGCACCGCGGTGCTGGCGCTGCTGATCTCGCTCGACGGCGACGGCTCCACCACCTACATGATCACCGTCTCGGCGATGCTGCCGCTGTACCGGCGGCTGGGCATGAACGCGCTGAACATGACCTGCGTGACCATCCTCGCCGGCGGGGTGATGAACCTGACGCCGTGGGGCGGCCCGACCGCACGCGCGGCCACCGCGCTGCACGTGGACCCGGCCGACGTGTTCGTGCCGCTGGTGCCGGCGATGGCGCTGGCGATCGTCGGCATCCTGCTGCTGGCCTGGTACCTGGGCATGAAGGAACGCCGCCGCCTCGGCGTGGTGACGCTGCCCGGCGATGCCTGGATGGACGGCAGCGTGGCCGACGACGGCGAGGCGCTGCCCACCGTGGAGGATGCCGAGGACATCAAGCGGCCGCGGCTGCTGTGGGTGAACCTGGCGTTGACCCTGGCGCTGATGGCGGCGCTGGTGATCGGCGTGCTGCCGATGCCGGTGCTGTTCATGATCGGCTTCGCCCTGGCGCTGCTGATCAACTACCCGAACCTGGCCGAGCAGCGCCGCCGCCTGGTCAACCATGCCGGCAACGTGCTGTCGGTGGTGTCGCTGATCTTCGCCGCCGGCGTGTTCACCGGCATCCTCTCCAACACCGGCATGGTCGAGGCGATGTCGCGCAGCTTCCTGGCGGTGATCCCCGACGCATGGGGGCCGTACCTGGCGGTGATCACCGCACTGGCGAGCATGCCCTTCACCTTCTTCATGTCCAACGACGCCTTCTACTTCGGCGTGCTGCCGATCCTGTCCGACGCCGCCAGCCACTACGGCATCACCCCGGTGGAAATGGCCCGCGCCTCGCTGGCCGGGCAGCCGGTGCACCTGCTCAGCCCACTGGTGCCGTCCACCTACCTGCTGGTCGGCCTGGCCAAGGTCGACTTCGCCGACCACCAGCGCTTCACCCTGAAATGGGCGGTGCTGGTGTCGTTGGTGTTGATGGGTGGCAGCTTGTTGTTCGCACTGTATCCGTTGGCCGCTTGA
- a CDS encoding porin: protein MTWGSACALLCLAGSVHAATDDDGPVTAELGGRLHWDFAHFDNDNRGTPNPDDTEIRRLWLDVSGKVFGFGYKVEGDFAGLQDDFNGKGIEAKDVYITRKFDAGTLTVGQFKQYFTLDDRTGSNFGQFLERSGAGSTLAPLYRKAVSWQAAGTDYTWAASVYSLQSIDVSNVRGHAFGGRGTWAPGARDGDVLHLGLSLAHEHYDHPGAGGAPALSIRPRPAGHLSDDSRVTLARFADGRDTDVDKWSLEYAQVRGPLSWQGEFSGGLFDDGAQRADVMAAYGFVSWFATGESRRYDSKTGRFTRIRQVNHNYGAFELALRYDRMWGAQHRDGQPDLLDASTASWTLAGNWYLKPNLRLMLNLIDSRNRDHLAGVTLDHTRAITGRFQYDF, encoded by the coding sequence CTGACATGGGGCAGCGCCTGCGCGTTGCTGTGCCTGGCCGGATCGGTGCACGCCGCCACCGACGACGACGGCCCGGTGACCGCCGAACTCGGCGGGCGCCTGCATTGGGATTTCGCCCACTTCGACAACGACAATCGCGGCACGCCCAATCCCGACGATACCGAGATCCGCCGCTTGTGGCTGGACGTGTCGGGCAAGGTCTTCGGCTTCGGCTACAAGGTCGAAGGCGACTTCGCCGGGCTGCAGGACGACTTCAACGGCAAGGGCATCGAGGCCAAGGACGTCTACATCACCCGTAAATTCGATGCCGGCACGCTCACCGTTGGCCAGTTCAAGCAGTACTTCACCCTCGACGACCGCACCGGTTCCAACTTCGGCCAGTTCCTGGAGCGCAGCGGTGCTGGCAGCACGCTGGCGCCGCTATACCGCAAGGCGGTGTCGTGGCAGGCCGCGGGCACCGACTACACCTGGGCCGCCAGCGTCTACAGCCTGCAGAGCATCGACGTCTCCAACGTCCGCGGCCATGCGTTCGGCGGCCGCGGCACCTGGGCGCCGGGCGCGCGCGACGGCGACGTGCTGCACCTGGGCCTGTCGCTGGCGCACGAGCACTACGACCATCCCGGTGCCGGCGGCGCGCCGGCGCTGAGCATCCGCCCGCGCCCGGCCGGGCACCTGTCCGACGACAGCCGCGTCACCCTGGCGCGCTTCGCCGACGGCCGCGACACCGACGTGGACAAGTGGTCGCTGGAATACGCGCAGGTGCGCGGGCCGCTGTCGTGGCAGGGCGAGTTCAGCGGCGGGTTGTTCGACGACGGCGCGCAGCGTGCCGACGTGATGGCGGCTTACGGCTTCGTCAGTTGGTTCGCCACCGGCGAATCGCGCCGCTACGACAGCAAGACCGGGCGTTTCACCCGCATCAGGCAGGTCAATCACAACTACGGGGCCTTCGAGCTGGCGCTGCGCTACGACCGCATGTGGGGCGCGCAGCACCGCGACGGACAGCCCGATCTGCTCGATGCCTCCACCGCCTCGTGGACGCTGGCCGGCAACTGGTACCTCAAGCCGAACCTGCGGCTGATGCTCAACCTGATCGACAGCCGCAACCGCGATCACCTGGCCGGCGTGACGCTGGACCACACGCGGGCGATTACGGGGCGCTTCCAGTATGACTTTTGA